A stretch of Porites lutea chromosome 5, jaPorLute2.1, whole genome shotgun sequence DNA encodes these proteins:
- the LOC140938783 gene encoding transmembrane protein 163a-like: protein MDEKNAEKEKIILPSESEDEDSKEFREPCASSYLVEERESSKKSLPQKFRKRWTRAALSLAIISLIAVIALSLASFISSKQTESSAVFAAGFDAFFAAVNVVAVCWRFRDELNGDVGSSRESKATCVIAVTFILGGVATVGISLHHLKIKDHPTKTGEMIILLITGFVIYTVLCIFQCRIASAMQSQSMRALSVDSGLGAVMNAGLLGSSWIYRQHTNLWYLDHAVATVLGVVSTVYGIYLAIEIIQVKINGAKSISFKREGLSSDQNN from the coding sequence ATGGATGAAAAGAACGCCGAGAAAGAGAAGATAATTTTGCCTTCAGAGAGCGAAGATGAAGATTCAAAGGAATTTCGTGAACCCTGTGCCAGCTCGTATTTAGTCGAGGAGCGGGAAAGCTCCAAGAAGTCGTTGCCGCAAAAATTTCGAAAGCGCTGGACCCGAGCAGCACTATCGCTCGCAATAATCTCACTCATCGCCGTAATTGCTTTGAGCTTGGCGTCATTTATATCCTCAAAACAAACCGAAAGCTCGGCTGTTTTTGCAGCGGGCTTTGACGCTTTTTTCGCGGCTGTTAACGTGGTCGCAGTTTGTTGGAGATTTCGAGACGAGCTTAATGGAGATGTTGGATCATCAAGGGAGAGCAAGGCGACTTGTGTTATAGCTGTAACATTTATTTTGGGCGGAGTAGCAACTGTAGGCATCTCACTACATCATCTGAAAATCAAAGATCACCCAACAAAAACGGGAGAAATGATCATTCTTCTGATCACCGGATTTGTGATTTATACCGTCCTGTGCATATTTCAATGTAGAATTGCTTCAGCGATGCAAAGCCAATCTATGAGAGCTCTCTCGGTAGATTCCGGGCTTGGCGCAGTAATGAATGCTGGATTACTGGGTTCATCCTGGATTTATCGGCAACATACAAACCTCTGGTATCTTGACCACGCGGTCGCAACAGTTTTAGGTGTTGTTTCTACAGTATACGGAATTTATTTAGCCATAGAAATTATACAGGTAAAGATAAACGGTGCAAAATCAATATCATTTAAAAGAGAAGGATTATCATCAGACCAAAATAATTAG